In Hydrogenovibrio marinus, a single genomic region encodes these proteins:
- a CDS encoding RNA-binding S4 domain-containing protein, which produces MSEALDKLRVDKWLWAARFFKTRGLALDAIKGGKVELNGQKPKPSKTLATDDRLTVTQAHRQVEITVLALSDKRGNAEAAEKLYRLDKEILNQRKPMPDMALVGFREKGAGRPTKRDRRKIEDFSKGF; this is translated from the coding sequence GTGTCCGAAGCGTTAGATAAACTGAGAGTTGATAAATGGTTGTGGGCAGCGCGATTTTTTAAGACGCGCGGTTTAGCATTGGACGCTATCAAAGGTGGAAAGGTCGAGCTGAACGGGCAGAAGCCCAAGCCGAGTAAGACATTAGCGACTGATGACCGTTTGACCGTGACGCAGGCTCACCGCCAAGTTGAAATCACAGTATTGGCATTATCCGATAAGCGTGGCAATGCCGAGGCTGCTGAGAAGCTGTATCGCTTAGACAAAGAAATACTCAATCAACGCAAGCCGATGCCCGACATGGCATTGGTCGGTTTCCGTGAGAAAGGCGCTGGAAGGCCGACCAAACGGGATCGCCGTAAGATTGAGGACTTCAGTAAAGGGTTTTAA
- the hemF gene encoding oxygen-dependent coproporphyrinogen oxidase, producing the protein MSEINIDAVKDYLLNLQADICRQLSEEDGQDFIIDEWERAGAEGAMGLTGGGRTRVLENGNVIEKGGVNFSHVRGKTLPASATAHRPELAGRSFQALGVSLVIHPRNPYVPTSHANVRFFVAEKEGEAPVWWFGGGFDLTPYYLDEADAIHWHQQSKEACDPFGEEIYPAYKKWCDEYFYLKHRDETRGVGGLFFDDLNTETYGWDFDKCFAFMQSVGDHYITAYRPIVAGKKDKEYGERQRDFQLFRRGRYAEFNLAFDRGTIFGLQTGGRTESILMSMPPLVTWKYNYHPEPGTEEAKLYEYLSPREWL; encoded by the coding sequence ATGTCCGAAATCAACATTGATGCCGTAAAAGATTATCTGTTAAACCTGCAAGCCGATATTTGCCGTCAGTTAAGTGAAGAAGATGGTCAGGATTTCATTATCGACGAATGGGAAAGAGCAGGCGCAGAGGGCGCAATGGGATTGACCGGTGGCGGACGCACTCGTGTGTTGGAAAACGGCAACGTTATTGAAAAAGGTGGTGTGAATTTCTCTCATGTACGCGGCAAAACGCTACCGGCTTCTGCAACGGCGCATCGCCCGGAGTTGGCGGGACGTTCTTTTCAAGCGTTGGGGGTGTCTTTGGTGATTCACCCCCGAAATCCTTATGTGCCGACATCCCATGCGAACGTACGCTTTTTTGTTGCCGAAAAGGAAGGTGAAGCGCCGGTTTGGTGGTTTGGTGGGGGCTTTGATTTGACGCCTTATTATTTGGATGAAGCGGATGCGATACATTGGCACCAGCAGTCCAAAGAAGCATGTGACCCTTTTGGTGAAGAGATTTACCCTGCGTATAAAAAGTGGTGTGATGAGTATTTTTATCTGAAGCACCGTGACGAAACCCGTGGTGTTGGCGGGCTGTTCTTTGATGATTTGAATACTGAAACCTATGGATGGGATTTTGATAAATGTTTCGCATTCATGCAATCTGTTGGCGACCATTACATTACGGCGTATCGCCCTATTGTTGCCGGAAAAAAAGACAAAGAATATGGCGAAAGACAGCGCGACTTCCAATTGTTCCGTCGCGGCCGTTATGCCGAGTTCAACCTTGCGTTTGACCGCGGCACCATCTTCGGTTTGCAGACGGGTGGGCGTACCGAGTCGATTTTGATGTCGATGCCGCCATTGGTGACTTGGAAATATAACTATCACCCGGAACCGGGTACGGAAGAAGCGAAATTATACGAATATCTGTCTCCTAGGGAGTGGTTGTAA
- a CDS encoding M48 family metallopeptidase: MNSLSFFHRYKPAILTLVFTLLASCTSNVTKQGTVGVQRSQLMLISESEMEQGANQAYAQILAKAKKENKLNNNPAELKRLRAIADRLIPQTKIFRDDAPKWDWQVNLIQSKELNAWCMPGGKIAFYSAIIDKLHLTDDEIAAIMGHEISHALREHGRERASEAMVGQAGLNALSLITGIQGPALDASNMVMQATFILPNSRTHEQEADRMGVELAARAGYDPYAAVHVWEKMSKISKDAPPEILSTHPSNASRIEDLKHYAKLVEPLYLKAKQSR; the protein is encoded by the coding sequence ATGAACTCACTTTCGTTTTTTCACCGCTACAAACCTGCCATCCTGACATTGGTTTTCACTCTACTGGCAAGTTGTACCAGTAATGTTACCAAGCAGGGAACCGTGGGAGTCCAACGCAGTCAGTTGATGCTGATATCAGAATCAGAAATGGAACAGGGTGCCAATCAGGCCTATGCTCAGATTCTGGCAAAAGCGAAGAAAGAAAATAAACTCAATAATAATCCGGCGGAATTGAAGCGCCTGCGAGCTATTGCTGATCGACTGATTCCGCAAACGAAAATTTTCCGCGATGATGCGCCTAAATGGGACTGGCAAGTTAACCTGATTCAATCCAAAGAGTTGAACGCTTGGTGTATGCCTGGAGGTAAGATTGCTTTCTATAGCGCCATTATCGATAAATTGCACTTAACCGATGATGAAATCGCCGCCATTATGGGGCACGAAATTTCCCATGCCCTAAGAGAACATGGTCGAGAGCGCGCATCAGAAGCCATGGTTGGTCAAGCTGGGCTAAACGCATTGAGCTTGATTACTGGCATTCAAGGCCCAGCACTGGATGCCAGCAATATGGTGATGCAGGCCACTTTCATTCTGCCCAATAGCCGCACACACGAGCAAGAAGCCGACCGCATGGGGGTTGAACTTGCTGCTAGAGCCGGTTATGACCCTTATGCGGCGGTACACGTGTGGGAAAAAATGAGTAAGATTTCAAAAGACGCGCCACCGGAAATTCTCAGCACTCACCCATCCAATGCTTCACGAATAGAAGATCTAAAACACTACGCTAAACTCGTCGAGCCGCTCTATCTCAAAGCAAAGCAATCCCGTTAA
- a CDS encoding L-threonylcarbamoyladenylate synthase: protein MKDINITQAMALIQAGEILAYPTEGVYGLGCDPFNQQAFEKLLDAKQRPVEKGVILIASTVQQVKDLADIFYQPWTQNVLNSWESILRPTTWILPATEAVPDWITGGRDTVAIRVTHHPQVKALCDALDMPLVSTSANLSGQPPIKNRAVCHDTFPDIPILEGCLSGLSEPSQIWDAQTMARIR, encoded by the coding sequence TTGAAAGATATCAACATCACACAAGCGATGGCGCTTATACAAGCTGGAGAGATTCTGGCGTATCCGACAGAAGGCGTTTATGGGCTAGGTTGCGATCCTTTCAATCAGCAAGCATTTGAAAAGCTGTTGGATGCCAAACAAAGACCCGTTGAAAAAGGTGTCATACTCATCGCATCAACGGTGCAGCAAGTTAAAGATTTGGCCGATATTTTTTATCAACCCTGGACACAAAATGTACTCAATTCCTGGGAGTCGATCCTTAGACCGACAACTTGGATTTTACCGGCTACTGAAGCCGTTCCAGACTGGATTACCGGTGGACGTGATACGGTTGCGATTCGTGTGACGCATCACCCTCAAGTCAAAGCGCTTTGTGATGCGCTCGATATGCCTTTGGTGTCTACTAGTGCCAATTTAAGTGGACAACCGCCGATCAAAAATCGTGCAGTTTGTCACGACACTTTTCCTGACATTCCGATACTGGAAGGGTGTTTGAGTGGTCTTTCCGAACCTTCCCAAATCTGGGATGCGCAAACGATGGCGAGAATCCGTTAA
- a CDS encoding diguanylate cyclase: MKTKSIEQPDENRLSWLARNLYNQWWILAAFLFSVALVIIMAISAQRLTERTIDNAAKMANLQYEKLHNLLNLHLSGQNRTVNLSLILMLEDPFEQDKAMTAFYQSGRNYTIHRDKLAELVQGDPTEMHWVDQINAMAKITGPLQDRIANMALDDQRAQGIELLTHEVIPQLNTFSEKVNDFSRDQAQDTKQLITEAKHQVDNMVHVIIIFTLLIVFTSVVLAFIIGRKFLRMNQRLNQANETLEKEVENRTRKLYETKEALLEKNRILEELSITDPLTQLYNRLKMESLLETFQQEFEQKNTPFSLLLIDLDFFKSINDSFGHNQGDQVLIELSVCLKLFFNENAHLGRWGGEEFIVMMENSDLTIAEQTADAFRKLVEDHEFSIAKPLTVSIGIASIKPNEPIAEFIHRADMALYSAKHNGRNQIRTEASAK; this comes from the coding sequence ATGAAGACGAAATCCATCGAACAACCCGATGAAAACCGCCTCTCGTGGCTAGCACGCAATCTATATAATCAGTGGTGGATATTAGCGGCTTTTCTGTTTTCCGTCGCCTTAGTCATTATCATGGCCATTTCTGCACAACGTTTGACCGAGCGCACCATCGATAACGCCGCAAAAATGGCCAATCTTCAGTATGAAAAACTCCATAACCTATTAAACCTCCACCTGTCTGGGCAAAATCGTACCGTCAACCTCAGCTTGATATTGATGCTTGAAGATCCCTTCGAACAAGATAAGGCGATGACCGCGTTTTATCAAAGCGGACGCAACTATACCATTCACCGAGATAAACTGGCCGAGTTGGTGCAAGGCGACCCAACCGAAATGCATTGGGTGGATCAAATCAATGCCATGGCGAAAATCACGGGGCCGTTGCAAGACCGCATCGCCAACATGGCGTTGGACGACCAACGTGCTCAAGGCATCGAGCTCTTAACACATGAAGTGATACCACAACTCAATACATTTAGTGAGAAAGTTAACGACTTTTCCCGTGATCAGGCACAAGACACCAAGCAGTTGATTACTGAAGCCAAACACCAAGTCGACAATATGGTGCATGTCATCATTATCTTCACGCTACTGATTGTCTTCACGAGTGTCGTATTAGCTTTTATCATCGGTCGTAAGTTTCTGCGCATGAATCAACGCCTCAACCAGGCGAATGAAACCCTGGAAAAAGAAGTGGAAAATCGTACCCGCAAGCTTTATGAAACCAAGGAAGCATTGCTGGAAAAAAACCGTATTCTCGAAGAATTGTCGATTACCGACCCTCTGACACAATTGTATAACCGCTTAAAAATGGAAAGCTTGCTGGAAACTTTTCAGCAAGAGTTTGAACAAAAAAATACGCCTTTCAGTCTGTTGTTGATTGATTTGGATTTCTTCAAGTCCATCAACGACTCTTTCGGTCACAATCAAGGTGATCAAGTTCTAATTGAGTTATCGGTTTGCTTGAAGCTGTTTTTCAACGAGAATGCCCACTTGGGTCGTTGGGGTGGTGAGGAGTTTATCGTGATGATGGAAAACAGCGATTTGACCATCGCTGAACAAACCGCAGACGCCTTCCGCAAGCTGGTGGAAGATCACGAATTTTCTATTGCCAAACCCTTGACCGTCAGTATCGGAATTGCATCCATCAAACCAAACGAACCGATTGCGGAGTTCATCCATCGTGCAGATATGGCACTTTACAGCGCCAAGCACAATGGACGAAATCAAATCCGTACTGAAGCCTCAGCCAAATAA
- a CDS encoding carboxymuconolactone decarboxylase family protein, whose translation MEKLQEAGATIQRLSEDMPQAVGNFMAFIAAAEQPGALEEKTKHLMLLSLAVAFQCSWCIAVHVKDCVDAKATKEEMLEAAMMAVVMGGGPKLMYIDLVYEEMDKYFK comes from the coding sequence ATGGAGAAGTTACAAGAAGCAGGTGCGACGATTCAGCGGTTATCTGAAGATATGCCGCAAGCGGTCGGAAATTTTATGGCATTTATTGCGGCGGCTGAGCAACCAGGCGCGCTGGAAGAGAAAACCAAACATTTGATGTTGTTGTCTTTGGCGGTAGCGTTTCAATGTAGCTGGTGTATTGCCGTTCATGTCAAAGATTGTGTCGACGCTAAGGCAACAAAAGAAGAAATGCTTGAAGCTGCAATGATGGCGGTTGTGATGGGCGGTGGACCTAAATTGATGTATATCGACTTGGTTTACGAAGAGATGGACAAATACTTCAAGTAA
- a CDS encoding DUF3147 family protein, producing the protein MFYYLIKVLISAVLIVAIAETAKRSSVFGALVASLPLVSILAMFWLYHDTQDVQKISELSYQIIWLVIPSFIFFIALPVLLKNGLHFYLSALISMLMTAGGYFLMLIALKAFGIKV; encoded by the coding sequence ATGTTCTATTACCTCATTAAAGTCCTTATTTCGGCTGTACTGATTGTGGCGATTGCGGAAACCGCTAAGCGTAGCAGTGTATTTGGTGCCTTAGTCGCTTCTTTACCCCTGGTGTCGATTTTGGCGATGTTCTGGCTGTACCATGACACGCAGGACGTACAAAAAATTTCCGAGCTGTCCTACCAAATCATTTGGCTGGTGATTCCCTCTTTTATCTTCTTCATTGCCTTGCCGGTTTTATTAAAAAATGGCTTACATTTTTATTTGAGTGCGCTAATATCAATGCTAATGACCGCTGGCGGTTATTTCTTAATGCTGATTGCCTTGAAAGCCTTTGGAATCAAGGTATAA
- a CDS encoding polysaccharide deacetylase family protein, with the protein MTSHRFVQTFFSITCFILLLTGLPQTAWAEDKAQSATLNPNPEGSAVILLYHRFGEDKLPSTSIRLDQFDAQLDYLADNHFHVWSLSKLVAALKNHTPIPEKTVVLTVDDAWKSVYTAAYPRMKARGWPMTIFVNTSPVDKGYKSNMTWDQMREMQQHGMEFANHTKTHDFLIQTGNESLTAWHKRVEDDINAAQARLKKELGTNSNDMKLLSYPYGEFSEGLAQQVKQMGYTAVAQNSGAVGYDSNMLALMRFPMSETYGDIKSFKVKVNTQVLPVKHYEPFDPEVKQNPPRLTLHFATPQKGIQCFNHKGEPLQLRWETPLTLVVQDKEKLSPPRDRYACTQPTADGKWRWFSHSWIIQEKRD; encoded by the coding sequence ATGACATCTCACAGATTCGTCCAAACATTTTTTTCGATCACTTGCTTCATCCTGCTGCTTACCGGCTTACCACAAACCGCTTGGGCGGAAGATAAAGCGCAATCCGCCACCTTGAATCCAAACCCGGAAGGCAGTGCCGTCATCCTACTCTACCACCGTTTTGGGGAAGATAAGTTGCCCAGCACCAGCATTCGATTGGATCAATTTGACGCTCAACTTGACTATCTTGCTGACAACCATTTCCATGTCTGGTCACTGTCCAAACTGGTCGCCGCATTGAAAAATCATACTCCAATTCCTGAAAAGACCGTGGTGCTGACGGTGGACGATGCCTGGAAGAGCGTCTATACCGCAGCCTATCCACGCATGAAAGCCAGAGGCTGGCCAATGACGATATTCGTCAATACAAGCCCTGTGGACAAGGGCTATAAATCCAACATGACTTGGGATCAAATGCGAGAAATGCAACAGCATGGCATGGAGTTCGCCAACCACACCAAAACCCATGATTTCTTGATTCAAACCGGTAATGAAAGTCTCACCGCATGGCATAAGCGCGTGGAAGATGACATCAACGCTGCACAAGCAAGATTGAAAAAAGAGCTGGGAACCAATAGTAACGACATGAAACTCTTGTCGTACCCTTATGGCGAGTTTTCCGAAGGCTTGGCACAACAGGTGAAACAAATGGGTTACACCGCCGTTGCACAAAATTCCGGAGCCGTCGGCTATGACTCGAACATGCTCGCGCTGATGCGTTTTCCGATGAGTGAAACTTATGGCGACATCAAGTCTTTCAAAGTCAAAGTGAACACTCAAGTGTTGCCGGTAAAACATTATGAACCTTTCGATCCAGAGGTCAAACAAAACCCGCCAAGACTCACTTTGCACTTCGCGACGCCACAAAAAGGCATACAATGTTTTAATCATAAAGGTGAGCCCTTGCAGCTCCGCTGGGAAACTCCCTTGACGCTGGTTGTGCAAGATAAGGAAAAACTGTCACCACCGCGTGATCGCTATGCTTGTACTCAGCCAACAGCAGATGGCAAATGGCGCTGGTTCAGTCATTCATGGATTATTCAGGAAAAACGCGACTAG
- a CDS encoding LysE family translocator codes for MEVGVFISFIGITVLIALSPGPDNLYVLMQSVLHGHSAGISVTMGLCTGLMVHTTAVSLGLAALLMSSVTAFTLLKIVGALYLLYLAWQAFKAGQLQLSATKTPMLSPWKLYRRGVFMNLSNPKVSLFFLAFLPQFVSVEHGNVSQQIWLMGFTTIVVTFLVFSSIALLSGRLKQLNTSPKAQRLLYRITAFIFVGLAAKLLSSQP; via the coding sequence ATGGAAGTTGGTGTTTTTATTTCTTTTATCGGCATCACGGTACTGATTGCACTATCACCTGGGCCGGATAATCTGTATGTGTTGATGCAATCCGTTCTGCATGGACACTCCGCCGGCATTTCGGTAACGATGGGGTTATGCACGGGATTGATGGTGCATACCACTGCCGTTTCACTCGGGCTAGCAGCATTATTGATGAGTTCCGTCACCGCATTCACTCTGTTGAAAATTGTGGGGGCGCTGTATTTGCTGTATCTGGCATGGCAGGCATTCAAAGCCGGACAACTCCAACTCTCAGCAACGAAAACACCCATGCTTTCCCCATGGAAACTCTATCGCCGTGGCGTATTCATGAACCTGTCCAACCCGAAAGTCTCGCTTTTCTTTCTCGCATTTTTACCTCAATTTGTTTCTGTCGAACACGGCAATGTTTCACAACAAATCTGGTTGATGGGATTCACGACCATTGTGGTGACCTTTCTGGTTTTTAGTTCTATTGCGTTGTTATCCGGGCGATTGAAACAGCTGAACACTTCTCCAAAAGCGCAGCGACTTCTGTACCGCATCACAGCATTCATTTTTGTCGGTTTGGCTGCGAAACTACTTTCCAGTCAACCCTGA
- a CDS encoding MBL fold metallo-hydrolase RNA specificity domain-containing protein, which produces MIPIQSFGAAETVTGSCHLVRFKSGPVVLIDCGMFQGHTDHENSDDFGFDPREVDILLVTHAHLDHVGRIPKLVKEGFDGRIISLRATLELAEVIMLDSAKIMQEDYKTDLKKAQRRGEEDKVTPPLYDMDDVGDVFNLSIQYADYNKPISLSKGIKATFHNAGHILGSASIQIDYEEDSTTKTIVFSGDLGNKKDLILPPPESVRNGDALYIESTYGDRNHRSLTESIEEFKTAIKDTLINQGNVLIPSFAIERTQEILLLLKQMYYDKTLPECKIFVDSPMAIRATRIYSQYVQELNEDAQAFLEQDGSVFDFPYLHYTLKGEESMAINDIESGCIIIAGSGMCTGGRILHHFKHRLWNARNSVIFVGYQAVGTLGRLMVDGAETIRIYREEIKVRAKTYMINGFSAHADQKELLEWIGQFQHLEKVFLIHGERDKQEIFKTAIQDRFNKTVHIVEHGEEVWV; this is translated from the coding sequence ATGATTCCGATTCAATCTTTTGGTGCCGCTGAAACCGTTACCGGCTCCTGCCACTTAGTACGTTTCAAATCAGGTCCCGTCGTATTAATCGACTGTGGCATGTTCCAAGGCCACACCGACCATGAAAATAGTGATGACTTTGGCTTTGACCCTCGTGAAGTGGATATCTTGCTGGTCACCCATGCTCACCTCGACCACGTGGGCCGAATTCCGAAGTTGGTGAAAGAGGGATTTGACGGGCGCATTATCAGCCTGCGTGCTACCTTAGAGCTGGCGGAAGTCATCATGCTCGACAGCGCCAAAATTATGCAGGAAGACTACAAAACTGACCTGAAAAAGGCGCAACGTCGCGGTGAAGAAGACAAGGTAACACCACCTTTGTATGATATGGACGATGTAGGTGATGTCTTCAACCTATCGATTCAATATGCTGACTACAACAAACCGATTAGTCTTTCAAAAGGCATCAAGGCGACCTTCCATAACGCCGGCCATATTTTGGGTTCGGCAAGTATTCAGATTGACTACGAGGAAGATTCCACCACTAAAACTATCGTTTTCTCCGGTGATTTGGGAAATAAGAAAGATTTGATTCTCCCTCCGCCAGAAAGCGTCCGTAATGGTGATGCACTCTATATCGAATCCACCTATGGGGATCGCAACCACCGTTCCTTGACCGAGAGTATCGAAGAGTTCAAGACCGCCATCAAAGACACCTTAATCAATCAAGGGAATGTCCTGATCCCGTCTTTTGCTATTGAGCGTACCCAGGAAATATTGCTGTTGCTCAAACAAATGTACTACGACAAAACGCTGCCAGAGTGCAAAATCTTTGTCGACTCCCCCATGGCGATTCGTGCCACACGCATCTATAGCCAATATGTTCAGGAGTTGAATGAAGACGCACAAGCCTTTTTAGAACAAGATGGTTCGGTGTTCGACTTTCCATATCTTCACTACACCTTGAAAGGCGAAGAGTCCATGGCGATCAATGACATTGAAAGCGGCTGTATCATCATCGCCGGTAGCGGTATGTGTACTGGAGGTCGGATTTTGCACCACTTCAAACATCGCCTGTGGAATGCACGAAACAGTGTTATTTTCGTCGGTTATCAAGCCGTAGGCACACTGGGTCGTCTGATGGTGGACGGTGCCGAAACCATCCGCATCTACCGTGAAGAAATTAAAGTCCGCGCCAAGACCTATATGATCAACGGGTTTTCCGCGCATGCTGACCAAAAAGAATTGCTGGAATGGATTGGACAATTCCAACATCTGGAAAAGGTATTCCTAATTCATGGCGAAAGAGACAAGCAGGAAATTTTCAAAACCGCTATTCAAGACCGATTCAACAAAACCGTGCATATTGTGGAGCATGGCGAAGAAGTCTGGGTTTAA
- a CDS encoding lipopolysaccharide assembly protein LapA domain-containing protein, which yields MKKLHSISSIVAIILVTIFALQNTAIVEIKLLFWSFSAQIALLVVILIGLGFILGLLFSSLSKHKEKDEAEQPE from the coding sequence ATGAAAAAGCTACATTCCATCAGTTCCATTGTCGCCATCATACTGGTGACGATTTTTGCGCTGCAAAACACAGCAATTGTCGAAATTAAACTTTTATTTTGGAGCTTTTCCGCTCAAATTGCGCTTTTGGTGGTGATTCTGATCGGCTTAGGTTTTATACTTGGCTTACTGTTTTCGAGCCTCTCAAAACACAAAGAAAAAGACGAAGCCGAGCAGCCAGAATAA
- a CDS encoding VIT1/CCC1 transporter family protein, with translation MSHFTEEMLDEHLADKHYSHRMGWLRAAVLGANDGIISVVSLLVGVIAAGSDKEHVLLVAVAAMVAGALSMAAGEYVSVSSQSDTEKADLEIERQALEDDWETEHAELALIYQQRGVSEATANQVATELMEHDALDAHARDELGLSEIHTARPLQAAFASAASFISGAGIPVILVAVLPMQNLGYIVAFSSLALLAILGAIAAKTGGANMIKGGVRMLIWGAIAMGITTYVGLMFGASA, from the coding sequence ATGTCTCACTTTACCGAAGAAATGCTTGATGAGCATTTAGCAGACAAACACTACAGCCACCGCATGGGGTGGCTGCGTGCCGCCGTGCTAGGTGCAAATGATGGCATTATCTCCGTCGTGAGTTTGTTGGTCGGTGTCATCGCCGCCGGTTCGGATAAAGAGCATGTGTTATTGGTTGCCGTCGCCGCCATGGTTGCTGGCGCACTTTCAATGGCGGCTGGCGAATATGTTTCCGTCAGCTCTCAGTCGGATACTGAAAAAGCCGATTTGGAAATTGAACGTCAAGCACTGGAAGATGACTGGGAAACCGAACATGCAGAACTGGCACTGATTTATCAGCAGCGCGGTGTCAGTGAAGCCACCGCCAACCAAGTTGCCACCGAATTGATGGAACATGACGCTCTTGATGCCCATGCCCGCGATGAACTCGGGCTATCCGAAATTCATACCGCACGCCCTTTGCAGGCCGCTTTTGCTTCAGCAGCTTCTTTCATCTCCGGTGCAGGGATTCCGGTCATTCTGGTGGCGGTTCTACCCATGCAGAATTTAGGGTATATCGTTGCCTTCAGCTCTCTGGCACTACTTGCCATTTTGGGGGCTATCGCTGCGAAAACCGGCGGTGCCAATATGATTAAAGGCGGCGTCCGTATGCTGATATGGGGAGCTATCGCAATGGGAATCACCACATATGTGGGCTTGATGTTCGGCGCTTCCGCATAG
- a CDS encoding cytochrome b/b6 domain-containing protein: MSHQVKVWDIVVRSFHWSLVPTFFLAYLTGDDSILHAYTGYIVLTLVVIRIIWGIIGTRYARFTNFVYGRETVKTYISSILQFRPIHYIGHNPLGGWMIILLLSFLLLTTWTGLEAYAAEGKGPLAGLSLDLSPIGTAFADGGKSHSIWKGIHEFLANTTLFLVTVHIIGVLFSSVVHNENLIQSMLTGEKTVSDEDDHERK, translated from the coding sequence ATGTCACATCAGGTCAAGGTATGGGATATCGTCGTTAGGAGCTTTCATTGGTCGCTCGTTCCGACGTTTTTCCTAGCTTACCTTACGGGTGACGACAGTATTCTCCATGCTTACACCGGCTATATCGTATTGACGTTGGTGGTTATCCGCATCATTTGGGGCATAATCGGTACACGTTATGCAAGATTCACCAACTTCGTTTACGGTCGGGAAACGGTGAAAACCTACATTAGCTCAATCTTGCAATTCCGCCCCATTCATTACATCGGTCACAATCCGCTAGGTGGTTGGATGATTATCCTACTTTTATCATTTTTATTGCTCACCACCTGGACAGGGCTAGAAGCCTATGCGGCAGAAGGTAAGGGGCCTCTAGCAGGATTGTCGCTAGATTTAAGTCCTATCGGCACTGCCTTTGCCGATGGCGGCAAAAGCCACTCCATTTGGAAAGGCATCCATGAATTTCTTGCCAACACCACTTTGTTTCTGGTGACTGTCCACATCATCGGTGTACTATTTTCCAGTGTGGTACACAATGAAAACCTGATTCAATCCATGCTTACCGGCGAAAAGACCGTCTCCGACGAGGACGACCATGAACGAAAATAG
- a CDS encoding GNAT family N-acetyltransferase, which translates to MNENSSPEYTCRLATLADMDALNNLLCALFQQEDEFVPDIAAQTRGLTEILQNPTMGCILVSCETTAPEKMNGMVNLLFTISTALGGKVALLEDMVVSHEVRHQGIGSLLIQAAIAEAKRQNCLRITLLTDHHNTAAQTFYEKHGFQASPMRPYRLMLE; encoded by the coding sequence ATGAACGAAAATAGCTCCCCTGAATACACCTGCCGCCTAGCGACTTTGGCAGACATGGACGCACTCAATAATTTGTTGTGTGCATTATTTCAACAGGAAGACGAATTCGTACCGGATATCGCCGCGCAAACCCGTGGCTTGACCGAGATTTTGCAAAACCCGACCATGGGCTGCATTCTGGTTTCATGTGAAACAACTGCGCCGGAAAAAATGAATGGCATGGTGAATTTGTTATTCACTATCTCCACTGCCCTTGGCGGCAAGGTCGCCTTATTGGAAGACATGGTAGTTTCTCATGAGGTGCGACATCAAGGCATCGGATCACTTCTGATTCAAGCCGCCATTGCCGAAGCCAAGCGCCAAAACTGCCTTCGCATCACCTTACTGACTGACCATCACAATACTGCAGCGCAAACCTTCTATGAAAAGCATGGTTTTCAAGCGTCACCTATGCGACCTTATCGCCTAATGCTTGAGTAA